One Sanguibacter keddieii DSM 10542 genomic window carries:
- a CDS encoding DUF6036 family nucleotidyltransferase: MRRDQLEHAIRTACQILGHPTVIVVGSQSILGTFDEQRLPAAATMSLEIDILPIATSDEETARLADLLEGIAGEWSDFHEMHGFSIDGVDLETAILPAGWRERLVAVQNLNTAAIGGAPQFTGLCLDKEDLCVAKLCAYREKDLEFVGALADAGFVDLRVVESRLREVPDASAGRAAQALRWVASRG; encoded by the coding sequence GTGAGGCGTGACCAGCTGGAGCACGCGATCCGCACCGCGTGCCAGATCCTCGGTCACCCGACCGTGATCGTCGTCGGGTCGCAGTCGATCCTCGGGACCTTCGACGAACAGCGGTTGCCTGCTGCCGCGACGATGTCGCTGGAGATTGACATCTTGCCGATCGCGACGAGCGACGAGGAGACGGCTCGCCTCGCGGACCTCCTCGAAGGCATTGCGGGAGAGTGGTCAGACTTCCACGAGATGCACGGTTTCAGCATCGACGGGGTCGACCTGGAGACGGCCATCCTGCCGGCAGGTTGGCGGGAGCGGCTGGTAGCTGTCCAGAATCTCAACACCGCTGCCATCGGCGGCGCTCCGCAGTTCACAGGCCTGTGTCTCGACAAGGAAGACCTCTGCGTCGCGAAGCTCTGCGCCTACCGAGAGAAGGATCTGGAGTTCGTCGGTGCCCTCGCCGATGCAGGGTTCGTGGACCTTCGGGTCGTCGAGTCACGGTTGCGTGAGGTCCCGGATGCGTCGGCCGGCAGAGCGGCACAGGCTCTGCGATGGGTCGCGTCGCGGGGTTGA
- a CDS encoding helix-turn-helix domain-containing protein, protein MDSGSAVLREVMTETGTSQVELARVSGVRQPSISQFLSGRASMSDDMLSRLLACMGRRLEVVRRPVDVPLDRSHRRSWLLHRELAAQLSVGAIRAWGPIVEKNLADLEARVQGQPHGRNLARWRQLVSDEDVAGVRRAMTGLDVESIEMREVSPLRGLLSHQDRDRVVGVAS, encoded by the coding sequence ATGGACAGCGGCTCTGCAGTACTGCGGGAGGTCATGACCGAGACGGGGACCTCCCAGGTCGAGCTGGCGCGCGTGAGCGGCGTCCGTCAGCCGAGCATCAGCCAGTTCCTCTCGGGGCGCGCGTCGATGAGCGACGACATGCTGTCGCGGCTGCTGGCCTGCATGGGGCGTCGCCTCGAGGTCGTGAGGCGACCGGTCGACGTCCCGCTCGACCGGTCCCACCGGAGGAGCTGGCTCCTGCACCGCGAGCTCGCCGCCCAGCTCTCTGTCGGCGCGATCCGCGCCTGGGGGCCGATCGTCGAGAAGAACCTCGCGGATCTCGAGGCACGGGTCCAGGGTCAACCACACGGACGGAACCTCGCGCGCTGGCGGCAGCTGGTCTCCGACGAGGACGTCGCGGGTGTCCGGCGCGCGATGACCGGTCTCGACGTCGAGTCGATCGAGATGCGGGAGGTATCGCCGCTCCGCGGCCTCCTGTCGCACCAGGATCGTGACCGTGTCGTGGGTGTGGCGTCGTGA